A DNA window from Pedobacter africanus contains the following coding sequences:
- a CDS encoding metallophosphoesterase: protein MKRRNFLKSSALFGAAGVLPTGAIVAAPAGKAPDKEDEMYGKPYVVKRLKIPAPYYSFRKKNWHFIILDGNGPGLKLDGEQMNWLERELDSLKPNTPVLLMSHYPILTVTNTWEGGQHGDHKELKKLFYKHRDKVKICLSGHQHLLDEAVYNGVRYHCNGSMSGFWWGKGDEKSARPYFYQESSPGYALLKLYEDGRVENEYIPLDLS, encoded by the coding sequence ATGAAAAGAAGGAATTTTCTTAAAAGCTCTGCATTGTTCGGAGCAGCGGGTGTGCTTCCTACCGGAGCCATTGTGGCGGCGCCGGCAGGGAAAGCCCCGGACAAGGAGGATGAGATGTACGGAAAGCCTTATGTGGTGAAACGGCTTAAAATCCCTGCCCCGTACTACAGCTTCCGTAAAAAGAACTGGCATTTCATTATTCTGGATGGCAATGGCCCCGGATTAAAGCTGGATGGAGAACAGATGAACTGGCTGGAAAGGGAGTTGGATAGTCTGAAACCCAATACCCCGGTGCTGCTCATGTCGCATTATCCCATTCTTACGGTAACCAATACCTGGGAGGGAGGGCAGCATGGCGATCATAAAGAGCTTAAAAAGCTGTTTTATAAACACCGCGACAAGGTTAAGATCTGCCTGAGCGGGCATCAGCATTTGCTGGATGAAGCTGTTTACAATGGGGTTAGGTACCATTGCAATGGCTCTATGAGTGGTTTCTGGTGGGGAAAGGGTGATGAGAAATCGGCTCGGCCTTATTTTTACCAGGAGAGCTCGCCAGGTTATGCTTTGCTGAAGCTTTACGAAGATGGCCGGGTAGAGAATGAATATATTCCGCTCGATCTAAGCTAA
- a CDS encoding sulfite exporter TauE/SafE family protein gives MEIAGYFSSIFIGLSLGLIGGGGSILTVPVLVYLFSIDAVLATAYSLFVVGTTSAIGSISYFRKGLITVRTAMIFGIPSIAAVFFTRRYVVPAIPQEVFSIGDFIVTRSIMLMVLFAVLMIVASYSMIRQRKLAGPEEENAEPNYLQVFIQGLLVGFVTGLVGAGGGFLIIPVLVNGLKMPIKKAIGTSLVIIALNSLFGFFTSFGNSLVDWAFLLRVTLIAMAGVFIGTSISGRMDGKKLKPAFGWFVLVMGVYIIIKEICK, from the coding sequence ATGGAAATCGCTGGCTATTTCTCGTCAATCTTTATTGGGTTGTCATTAGGGCTTATTGGCGGAGGGGGGAGCATCCTCACCGTGCCTGTACTTGTTTACCTGTTTAGCATAGATGCGGTTCTGGCTACTGCCTATTCCCTGTTTGTGGTGGGTACTACAAGTGCGATTGGGTCCATATCCTATTTTAGAAAGGGATTGATCACTGTAAGGACTGCGATGATATTTGGTATCCCTTCTATTGCAGCTGTTTTTTTTACCAGGAGGTACGTGGTGCCTGCTATTCCCCAGGAAGTTTTTAGCATCGGTGATTTCATCGTGACCAGGAGCATTATGCTGATGGTGCTTTTTGCGGTTCTAATGATTGTGGCCTCTTACAGCATGATCAGGCAGCGTAAGCTGGCTGGCCCGGAAGAAGAAAATGCCGAGCCCAATTACCTGCAGGTATTTATACAAGGGCTATTGGTGGGCTTTGTAACCGGACTGGTAGGTGCCGGTGGCGGATTTCTGATTATCCCGGTTTTGGTAAACGGATTAAAAATGCCAATTAAGAAAGCTATAGGGACTTCCTTAGTGATTATAGCGCTGAATTCGCTCTTCGGGTTCTTTACCTCTTTTGGCAATAGCCTGGTAGATTGGGCTTTTCTGCTGCGGGTTACGCTGATTGCCATGGCTGGTGTTTTTATAGGAACCAGCATTTCAGGCAGGATGGATGGGAAAAAGCTGAAGCCTGCTTTTGGCTGGTTTGTATTGGTGATGGGGGTCTATATCATCATCAAAGAGATCTGTAAATAA
- a CDS encoding DinB family protein, with translation MLKESLKALFIRDLNRLKSEIEQYQDEKNLWRIDKNITNSAGNLCLHLVGNLNTFIGAELGKTGYIRDRPLEFSLKDVPRAELIRKVEATIEVVNNAIDNLAEQDLESDYPQSKIVEGGSSVAFILMHLSTHLVYHLGQINYHRRLLDI, from the coding sequence ATGCTAAAAGAATCCTTGAAAGCACTCTTTATAAGAGACCTCAATAGACTGAAATCGGAAATTGAACAATACCAGGATGAGAAAAACCTCTGGCGCATTGATAAGAACATTACAAATTCTGCGGGTAACCTCTGCCTGCACCTTGTTGGCAACCTAAATACCTTTATAGGTGCCGAACTGGGTAAAACCGGATATATAAGGGACAGGCCACTGGAGTTTTCGCTAAAAGATGTGCCCCGTGCCGAGTTGATCCGTAAAGTGGAAGCTACAATTGAAGTAGTGAACAATGCAATAGACAATTTAGCTGAACAAGATCTGGAAAGTGATTATCCGCAGTCAAAAATTGTAGAAGGAGGGAGTTCGGTGGCTTTTATCCTGATGCATTTGAGCACCCACCTGGTATACCACCTTGGCCAGATCAATTACCACCGCAGGTTATTGGATATTTAG
- a CDS encoding RagB/SusD family nutrient uptake outer membrane protein — MKFNTSIYIALILSGASFVGCKKDFLQRDPKSTITDNVFFSSTNDLETYSNGFYEQLPTPVNDMNSDNIATHNVSVETDQLVRGMITQDTYGTWQTNGADNWSKKDWGKLRAVNYMLDNAAKVTGSQVDIDHYIGIARFFRAMFYFDKIKKYSDVPWYGSVLNSEDEALYKGRDSRAFVVDKVLEDLQFAVDHIKADGTNTRITKWAALALQARFGLYEGTFRKYHAELNLAADYSRFLTLAATASNKIMTEGSFLITGTSADDYAAIFNATALSANKEIILWKDYDPALNVGNGSALVLNYNFALSRSLAEAYLNKDGSRFTDFTKSFLTLFDNRDPRMKATINYPGWIQPGTTVPYRINPTMGGYAQIKYYPARTELNQGFEKQYNDIPVFRLGEILLINAEAKAEQGAITQTDLDNTVNKLRKRVGMPDMTLAVALDPALVAQYPNAAGGNLNVLLEIRRERRVELACEGFRFDDLMRWKVGKLIQNNQQGMYIPALGAYDVTGDGVQDIAVLASPADESPIAALPPAVKAGLAKYYLKDAAGKDNTFYLSGATSGFVSFTRDREQPRNFIEPKYYYRPIPRQETLLNPNLKQIFGWDQ, encoded by the coding sequence ATGAAATTCAATACATCAATATATATTGCGCTGATTCTTTCGGGAGCATCCTTTGTTGGCTGCAAGAAAGATTTTCTTCAGAGAGATCCTAAATCTACAATTACAGATAACGTGTTTTTTAGTTCAACCAATGATTTGGAGACTTATAGTAACGGCTTTTATGAGCAACTGCCAACTCCTGTCAATGACATGAATAGCGACAATATCGCTACGCATAATGTGAGTGTTGAAACGGATCAGCTTGTAAGGGGCATGATTACCCAGGATACTTACGGAACATGGCAAACCAATGGCGCTGATAACTGGAGTAAGAAGGACTGGGGGAAACTAAGAGCTGTTAATTATATGCTGGACAATGCAGCTAAGGTTACAGGTAGTCAGGTAGACATCGATCATTACATCGGTATTGCCAGATTTTTCAGGGCCATGTTTTATTTTGATAAAATCAAAAAGTACAGCGATGTTCCATGGTATGGCTCGGTTTTAAATTCAGAAGACGAAGCTTTATATAAAGGACGTGATTCCAGGGCATTTGTTGTGGATAAGGTATTGGAAGACCTTCAGTTTGCAGTTGACCACATTAAGGCCGATGGTACAAATACAAGGATTACAAAATGGGCAGCCCTTGCCTTACAGGCGCGCTTCGGGCTTTATGAAGGTACTTTTAGAAAGTACCATGCAGAGCTTAACTTAGCTGCTGACTATTCCCGCTTCCTGACCCTGGCAGCAACTGCAAGTAATAAAATTATGACTGAAGGCAGTTTCTTAATTACAGGAACCAGCGCGGATGACTATGCGGCTATTTTTAATGCTACTGCTTTGTCTGCCAACAAAGAAATCATACTTTGGAAAGACTATGACCCTGCGCTCAATGTTGGAAATGGCTCTGCATTGGTATTGAATTATAATTTTGCGCTGAGCAGAAGCTTGGCTGAAGCTTATCTGAATAAAGATGGCAGCCGGTTTACAGATTTTACCAAATCCTTTTTAACACTGTTTGATAATCGCGATCCACGAATGAAGGCAACGATAAATTACCCAGGCTGGATACAACCCGGAACTACCGTTCCCTATCGAATTAATCCGACTATGGGCGGGTATGCACAGATAAAATATTATCCTGCAAGAACAGAACTGAACCAGGGCTTTGAAAAACAGTACAACGACATTCCGGTTTTCCGCTTGGGCGAAATTTTACTGATCAATGCAGAAGCTAAGGCTGAACAGGGAGCAATTACACAAACCGATCTGGACAACACCGTAAACAAGTTAAGAAAACGTGTAGGGATGCCAGATATGACTTTAGCTGTGGCACTCGACCCGGCACTTGTTGCCCAGTACCCGAATGCAGCTGGTGGTAATTTAAACGTATTGCTGGAGATCAGACGGGAAAGAAGGGTTGAATTGGCCTGTGAAGGATTCAGGTTTGACGATCTGATGCGTTGGAAGGTAGGAAAGCTGATCCAGAACAACCAGCAGGGCATGTATATACCGGCATTGGGCGCCTATGATGTAACCGGCGACGGGGTTCAGGATATTGCTGTGCTTGCTTCGCCCGCAGACGAAAGTCCGATTGCAGCTCTGCCCCCGGCAGTGAAAGCAGGCCTGGCCAAATACTATCTGAAAGACGCTGCTGGAAAAGACAATACTTTCTACTTATCAGGAGCTACCTCCGGTTTTGTTTCGTTTACCAGGGACAGGGAACAGCCGAGGAACTTTATTGAACCCAAGTATTATTATCGTCCGATTCCACGCCAGGAAACTTTACTGAACCCAAACCTTAAACAAATATTTGGCTGGGACCAATAA
- a CDS encoding RNA polymerase sigma factor — protein sequence MCTELDFNFFLLVKSDKHRAFKLVFEAYWQSLYKQAYKRVQCADIAKDLVQDSFLSLWDKIDQLDSEGSVLAYLYAVLRNKVLKLYEKDEVRARYAISITALEAPSDLHAQNALIEKELKSLIEKELASMPPRMREIYLLKKDEELSVKQIAVNLSLSEQTIKNQLQTAYQRLRVRVKDYNPVLEPNELFLKKK from the coding sequence ATGTGCACTGAACTGGACTTCAACTTTTTTCTGCTGGTTAAATCCGACAAACACCGGGCATTTAAACTCGTGTTTGAAGCCTATTGGCAGTCACTTTATAAGCAAGCATATAAAAGGGTTCAGTGCGCCGATATAGCCAAAGACCTGGTTCAGGACTCTTTTTTATCACTCTGGGACAAGATAGACCAACTCGATTCTGAAGGAAGTGTACTAGCCTACCTGTATGCTGTTCTGAGAAATAAAGTGCTTAAACTTTATGAAAAAGATGAGGTAAGGGCCAGGTATGCCATAAGTATAACCGCACTTGAAGCCCCTTCAGACCTTCACGCGCAGAACGCACTTATTGAAAAAGAACTGAAATCCCTAATAGAAAAGGAATTGGCCAGCATGCCACCCAGAATGCGCGAAATTTACCTACTGAAAAAAGACGAAGAGCTTTCTGTAAAACAAATTGCGGTTAACCTTTCCCTTTCCGAACAGACCATCAAGAACCAGCTGCAGACTGCGTACCAGCGTTTGCGGGTAAGGGTTAAAGATTACAACCCCGTTCTGGAGCCCAATGAACTTTTTTTGAAAAAAAAGTAA
- a CDS encoding TonB-dependent receptor: MKLTTVLLIASLLQVSASVYSQKITLKKKDASIDLILKSIERQSEYVFLYDKLEVIKSGKVSIDVKDARIEDIMEICLKDQPLTYKIFNKTVILKRKEEHTQTLFPGNMFEIIKGKVMDESGRPVPGASIKVKGSSASAITDASGFFTINAKSDDILVISYVGSKTQEILVGENKQLHIVLKDDVKSLDDFVVVGYGKQKRINLSGAVDAISSKEIENRPIPSIGAGLQGLIPNLNIANGSGRASDSTSLNIRGVTSLGGQSGDKTKDKLYSSPYILVDNVPYTAGELSLLNPNDIESVTVLKDAASAAIYGARASFGVILITTKTPKSGKLSVSANAFYAYKTLGKLPQTITDPYLSYTTKHEAAFPYYPQLFNDEAIRNYAKQRSENPSLPTTYVNPSNANQWIYVASTDWFKEAFNTISPSYNANFNLSKKSEDVGYLLSAEYMKNDGVIKNANETYDRYNLRGKIDVKLLKWLNFGNNTAFTTSLYNAPTSSMDNFSYFWEINRQNSLDAVYNPDGTFTAAGANTIGRVQKGGRTLQKYNNFLTTFNATADVIKDVLEIKGDITFRRNTGILNGGDFRVPYNSGPNTATQYQGPGTSYIRADNSETRNNITNLYADYHQTFNKHYVQALAGYNQEYRYDQVSWVSKAGLISSSLPSLNLATGAVTTGETIKDWAVRGWFYRLNYIYADKYIVEFNGRYDGTSKFPRRDRWGFFPSASAAWVVSNENFMKSVKDGIRLDLLKFRGSYGSLGNQDVDAYYYIANMKSSQIGQILNGGRPQAVYPPDPVSPSLTWEKVSTANFGVDMSWFNNKLDINFDKYTRYTDGMLTKGKTLPGVFGVDEPRLNAADLKTKGWELRVGWKDAINIAKSPFSYGIGINVADSRSFITRFDNPNKNLTDYYVGQEIGEIWGLETEGFFQSEAELTSHANQQFFVSDDAGGTFGVGDLKWKDQNGDGFINRGKYTADDHGDLIRIGNSSPRYTFGVDLNLAWKGFDVRSFFMGIGKQDFYPRNNNVYFWSVFAQPWTNPTVQTMDKWSPENPNAYFPRLKSYIAEDVSELGYPQTRYLQNFAYMRLKNLTIGYTLPQAILRKLQVNRLRVYFSGENIFDKSGVKFNLDPEALSGNVYPFQKTFSFGLNVTL; encoded by the coding sequence ATGAAGCTAACAACAGTACTACTCATTGCCAGCCTGCTTCAGGTTAGTGCAAGTGTATATAGCCAGAAAATAACACTGAAGAAGAAAGATGCTTCTATAGACTTGATCTTAAAATCAATAGAGAGGCAGAGTGAATATGTATTTCTGTACGATAAGCTGGAGGTTATAAAATCCGGTAAGGTATCTATTGATGTGAAGGATGCACGTATAGAAGATATAATGGAAATATGTCTGAAAGACCAGCCGCTTACCTATAAAATCTTCAATAAAACGGTGATCCTTAAAAGGAAAGAAGAACATACCCAGACCCTGTTTCCCGGCAATATGTTCGAGATCATTAAAGGAAAGGTTATGGATGAAAGCGGTCGCCCGGTACCAGGCGCAAGTATTAAAGTCAAGGGTAGCTCGGCTTCAGCAATAACGGATGCCAGTGGTTTTTTTACGATCAATGCCAAATCCGACGATATCCTGGTTATTTCCTATGTAGGTTCGAAAACCCAGGAAATATTGGTTGGTGAAAACAAACAACTCCATATTGTATTAAAAGACGATGTAAAATCACTCGATGATTTTGTGGTGGTGGGTTATGGTAAGCAAAAAAGAATTAACCTTAGTGGTGCTGTCGATGCCATTAGCTCCAAAGAAATAGAGAACAGGCCTATTCCAAGTATAGGTGCGGGCTTGCAGGGACTTATCCCGAACCTAAACATTGCAAATGGAAGCGGACGTGCCAGTGATTCTACGTCTTTAAATATCAGAGGGGTAACTTCATTGGGTGGACAGTCGGGAGATAAAACAAAAGATAAGCTTTATAGCAGCCCTTATATCCTGGTAGATAACGTTCCTTACACTGCAGGGGAACTAAGCTTGCTTAATCCGAATGACATTGAAAGCGTGACAGTTTTAAAAGATGCTGCTTCTGCTGCTATCTATGGTGCCAGGGCTTCGTTTGGGGTCATTTTAATCACCACTAAAACACCCAAGAGTGGCAAACTTAGTGTAAGCGCCAACGCATTTTATGCGTATAAAACCCTGGGTAAGCTTCCTCAAACGATTACTGATCCTTACCTTTCCTATACCACAAAGCATGAAGCCGCATTTCCTTATTATCCTCAACTTTTTAATGATGAAGCAATCAGGAATTACGCGAAACAAAGGTCTGAAAATCCTTCTTTGCCTACTACCTATGTAAATCCTTCAAATGCCAATCAATGGATTTATGTGGCCTCAACAGATTGGTTTAAAGAGGCATTCAATACTATATCACCAAGTTATAATGCTAATTTTAACCTATCTAAAAAATCTGAGGATGTAGGCTACCTGCTCTCCGCAGAATATATGAAAAATGATGGGGTTATCAAGAATGCAAATGAAACCTATGACCGGTATAACCTGAGGGGGAAAATTGATGTGAAGCTGTTAAAGTGGCTTAACTTTGGAAACAATACTGCTTTTACCACTTCCTTATATAATGCCCCTACCTCCTCGATGGATAATTTCAGTTATTTCTGGGAAATTAACCGTCAGAATTCATTGGATGCTGTTTACAACCCAGATGGTACCTTTACGGCTGCAGGGGCAAACACCATCGGACGCGTACAAAAGGGTGGGCGTACCCTACAGAAATACAATAACTTTCTGACTACTTTTAATGCAACGGCCGATGTGATTAAAGATGTGCTGGAAATTAAGGGGGACATTACTTTCAGGCGCAATACGGGAATTCTTAATGGAGGTGATTTCAGGGTGCCGTACAATAGCGGACCAAATACAGCTACACAATATCAAGGCCCCGGCACTTCCTATATCCGTGCCGACAATTCAGAAACAAGGAACAACATTACCAATCTGTATGCCGATTATCACCAGACTTTTAACAAACATTATGTGCAGGCCCTGGCTGGTTATAACCAGGAATACAGGTACGACCAGGTATCCTGGGTAAGCAAAGCAGGCCTGATCAGTAGCAGCCTGCCTTCACTTAACCTCGCCACAGGAGCGGTAACAACTGGTGAGACTATAAAGGATTGGGCAGTAAGAGGATGGTTTTATCGCCTGAATTATATTTATGCAGATAAATACATCGTTGAATTCAATGGCCGTTACGACGGGACTTCCAAATTTCCCAGGCGCGACAGGTGGGGCTTTTTTCCTTCTGCATCTGCTGCCTGGGTAGTTTCCAACGAGAACTTCATGAAATCTGTTAAAGATGGCATCAGGCTCGACCTGCTTAAATTCCGTGGATCATATGGATCATTGGGTAACCAGGACGTAGATGCCTATTATTATATCGCCAATATGAAATCTTCCCAAATCGGACAGATATTAAACGGTGGCAGGCCGCAGGCGGTTTATCCTCCTGATCCGGTTTCTCCAAGCCTGACCTGGGAAAAAGTATCTACAGCGAACTTCGGGGTAGATATGTCATGGTTTAACAATAAACTTGATATCAATTTTGATAAGTATACCCGTTACACAGATGGTATGCTGACCAAAGGAAAGACACTTCCTGGAGTGTTTGGAGTAGATGAACCTAGACTCAATGCTGCAGATTTAAAAACCAAAGGATGGGAACTGCGCGTAGGCTGGAAAGATGCTATAAATATTGCAAAAAGCCCATTTTCTTATGGTATTGGTATCAATGTGGCAGACAGCCGTTCATTCATTACCAGGTTTGATAACCCCAATAAAAACTTAACGGATTATTATGTAGGACAGGAGATCGGAGAAATATGGGGGCTGGAAACCGAAGGCTTTTTCCAGAGCGAAGCTGAACTTACCAGCCATGCCAATCAGCAGTTTTTTGTGTCGGATGATGCCGGTGGTACTTTTGGTGTAGGGGATTTAAAATGGAAAGACCAAAACGGCGACGGCTTTATCAATAGGGGGAAATACACTGCTGATGATCATGGGGACCTCATACGGATTGGTAATTCAAGCCCCAGATATACTTTTGGTGTTGACCTGAACCTGGCCTGGAAAGGTTTTGATGTCCGCTCATTTTTTATGGGAATTGGAAAACAGGATTTTTATCCAAGAAACAACAATGTGTATTTCTGGAGTGTTTTTGCCCAGCCATGGACAAACCCAACAGTACAAACAATGGACAAATGGAGCCCGGAAAACCCTAATGCGTATTTCCCGCGGTTGAAATCTTATATTGCCGAAGACGTGTCGGAACTAGGATATCCTCAAACAAGGTATCTTCAGAATTTTGCTTACATGCGCCTGAAAAACCTGACCATCGGTTATACACTACCGCAGGCTATCCTTAGGAAGCTCCAGGTAAACAGGCTGAGGGTTTATTTCAGTGGTGAAAATATCTTCGATAAGTCAGGTGTGAAATTCAATCTGGATCCTGAAGCTTTAAGTGGTAATGTTTACCCCTTCCAGAAAACCTTTTCGTTTGGCCTTAATGTAACACTTTAA
- a CDS encoding aminotransferase-like domain-containing protein, whose translation MKNKYSMNWVIPQLDKSRCATQIEEFIIGQIKVKNLLAGDSIPSSRILANINNISQSSVRRAYTRLIDNNWLTSTPGSGTTVSANNPTEDIPHRTSGFTEHFPAGLVYINKKEEIVQPAYIEEPFVAVGTDFPSPASFPEEKFVAYCNHFREESRKLSQAELLNAYDARYLKDNMVDYLNRKRNFGLKHNMLDIIKGRKSTLDRVFRILINPGDVVINTSPHDNKLLAALLKRNANVFTISRRDPDFIERIEQMLNHTRVRAIHVRPQCSFPESFTLPEDSCERLVELAKKHRMCIIEEEEDHEFWYGTTAYKPLACYDHDGFVIYMSSLSKATSDAQSLRIVVASVQFINELQTLPAQPIEERDIFKEQAFARMIAKGDMADYARQIRLQSKTYRDELHLILNHYLHKFVSYIVPEHGLTFWLKFDNKFDLNVMLKKLDDGGIQVPYHPNNKKTSLKTSHMMLGFGAFDINEAEGGAKMLNMVLSEY comes from the coding sequence ATGAAGAATAAATACAGTATGAACTGGGTAATTCCACAATTGGACAAAAGTCGATGTGCTACCCAAATTGAAGAATTCATAATCGGACAGATCAAGGTTAAAAACCTGCTTGCCGGGGATAGCATTCCCTCTTCCCGGATACTGGCAAACATTAATAATATTAGTCAAAGTTCAGTTAGGAGGGCCTACACCCGTTTGATAGATAACAACTGGCTCACCAGTACACCCGGTTCAGGAACCACTGTATCAGCAAACAATCCAACTGAAGATATACCGCACCGAACTTCGGGCTTCACAGAACATTTTCCAGCAGGCCTGGTCTATATAAATAAAAAAGAAGAGATTGTTCAACCGGCCTATATAGAAGAACCATTTGTAGCAGTGGGCACAGATTTTCCAAGCCCTGCTTCTTTTCCTGAAGAAAAGTTTGTAGCTTATTGTAACCACTTTAGAGAGGAGAGCAGAAAACTGAGCCAGGCAGAGCTGCTTAATGCATACGACGCAAGGTATTTAAAAGATAACATGGTTGATTATCTGAATCGTAAGCGCAACTTCGGTTTAAAACACAATATGCTTGACATTATAAAAGGCCGGAAAAGTACGCTCGATAGGGTATTTAGAATTCTAATTAACCCGGGAGATGTGGTGATCAATACCTCACCTCACGACAATAAACTGCTGGCGGCTTTGTTAAAACGAAATGCAAATGTATTTACCATTAGCCGTAGAGATCCTGATTTTATTGAACGCATAGAACAGATGCTGAACCATACCAGGGTAAGGGCAATACACGTCAGGCCGCAATGCAGCTTTCCTGAAAGTTTTACCCTTCCGGAGGATAGCTGTGAACGTCTTGTGGAGTTGGCGAAAAAACACAGGATGTGCATTATCGAGGAAGAAGAAGATCATGAATTCTGGTACGGCACTACTGCCTATAAGCCATTGGCTTGTTATGATCACGATGGTTTTGTGATTTATATGTCTTCGCTGAGCAAAGCAACTTCAGATGCACAGTCTTTACGTATTGTAGTGGCATCGGTACAATTTATCAATGAATTGCAAACGTTACCTGCACAGCCCATAGAAGAGAGGGATATCTTTAAGGAGCAAGCCTTTGCCAGAATGATAGCCAAAGGCGATATGGCTGATTACGCCAGGCAGATCAGGTTGCAATCCAAAACCTATCGCGATGAACTGCATTTAATCCTGAACCATTACCTGCATAAGTTTGTGAGTTATATCGTACCAGAACATGGCCTTACTTTTTGGCTGAAATTTGACAATAAGTTTGACCTGAACGTAATGTTAAAGAAACTGGATGATGGGGGCATCCAGGTTCCTTATCACCCAAATAACAAGAAGACTTCCCTAAAAACAAGCCATATGATGCTGGGCTTTGGAGCCTTTGACATCAATGAAGCAGAAGGCGGTGCCAAAATGTTAAATATGGTGTTGAGTGAGTATTGA
- a CDS encoding FecR family protein → MDTGKLNDLLKKYNNQTATAEERKAVEDWYERINGEVPEMDTADLAGTKADMFNFLEHHIAPVATTAPAKSRFRIYRSYLAKAAVFAGLLLGIAYFFFKKPANGDGKQLLAHQNIQPGGNNAVLQLANGTKVVLNQAADGQISSQQGISIVKTKSGELVYHLREQAGANAYAMNTVTTPHGGQYHLILVDRTEVWLNSGSSITFPAAFSGKERKVKITGEAYFEVAKNKAKPFVVQTGKSEITVLGTHFNVNAYSDEEAEATTLLEGAVSVKSAGQQVLLKPGQQASLQKNASRLSMHEVEDADAAVAWKNGYFQFDNADPAAVMRQISRWYNVDVQYQGALPVKQYNGKIPRGVSAKELVEMLSYSGINCTLQNNRIIVIPK, encoded by the coding sequence TTGGATACCGGGAAACTAAATGATTTACTGAAGAAATACAACAATCAAACGGCTACTGCTGAAGAAAGGAAAGCTGTGGAAGATTGGTATGAAAGGATAAACGGCGAAGTGCCTGAAATGGACACTGCTGATTTAGCCGGTACCAAAGCAGATATGTTCAATTTTCTTGAACATCATATTGCACCTGTTGCTACAACTGCACCTGCCAAAAGCAGGTTCCGGATATACAGGTCGTATTTGGCTAAAGCTGCAGTGTTTGCAGGGCTGTTGCTGGGTATTGCCTATTTTTTCTTTAAAAAACCAGCTAATGGCGATGGAAAACAACTTCTTGCCCATCAAAACATACAGCCAGGGGGCAACAACGCCGTACTGCAGCTGGCCAACGGTACCAAAGTTGTGCTTAACCAGGCGGCCGACGGACAAATTTCCAGTCAGCAGGGGATCAGCATCGTTAAAACCAAAAGCGGAGAACTGGTTTATCACCTTCGGGAGCAGGCAGGAGCAAACGCATATGCCATGAACACGGTAACTACCCCGCACGGCGGACAGTACCATCTGATATTGGTAGATAGAACAGAGGTATGGCTCAATTCAGGTTCCTCCATAACCTTCCCGGCGGCATTTTCGGGCAAGGAACGTAAAGTTAAAATAACCGGGGAAGCCTATTTTGAGGTGGCAAAAAACAAGGCCAAACCATTTGTAGTTCAAACCGGTAAGTCCGAAATTACTGTTCTTGGAACCCATTTCAATGTCAATGCCTACAGTGATGAGGAAGCAGAAGCCACCACCTTATTGGAAGGTGCAGTGAGCGTAAAAAGTGCAGGTCAGCAGGTATTGTTAAAGCCCGGACAGCAGGCTAGCCTGCAGAAAAATGCCAGCCGTTTGAGCATGCATGAAGTGGAAGACGCCGATGCGGCAGTAGCCTGGAAAAACGGATACTTCCAGTTTGATAATGCCGATCCGGCAGCGGTAATGCGACAGATATCCAGATGGTATAATGTCGATGTTCAATATCAAGGGGCTTTACCGGTAAAACAATACAATGGAAAAATACCACGGGGGGTGAGTGCAAAGGAACTGGTAGAGATGCTTTCTTACAGTGGCATCAATTGTACCCTGCAAAACAACAGAATCATAGTTATTCCTAAATAG